A genomic region of Flavobacteriales bacterium contains the following coding sequences:
- a CDS encoding phosphoribosylglycinamide formyltransferase, which yields MKIRLGIFASGNGSNAINLNRYFQNHSHIEVSKIYCNNPVAGVITKSFSNDIPCHIFTKSQLQNDSLLEQLIYDRIDVIVLAGFLWLIPSAFVKQFPDKIINIHPALLPKFGGKGMYGMRVHEAVIDGGEKQSGITIHKVDDKYDNGDMLFQAHCTVDADDTADSLAQKIHLLEYEHFPKVVEEYCLRMV from the coding sequence ATGAAAATTAGATTAGGCATTTTTGCCAGCGGCAATGGTTCAAACGCTATTAATTTGAATCGATATTTTCAAAACCATTCACATATTGAGGTTTCAAAAATTTATTGCAACAATCCGGTGGCTGGTGTCATTACCAAATCTTTTTCAAACGATATACCATGTCATATTTTTACCAAAAGTCAATTACAAAATGATTCATTGTTGGAGCAACTGATATATGATCGAATAGACGTGATTGTGCTTGCCGGATTTTTATGGCTTATACCTAGTGCTTTTGTAAAACAATTTCCAGATAAAATTATTAATATCCATCCTGCTTTGTTGCCCAAATTTGGTGGAAAAGGCATGTATGGAATGCGGGTGCATGAAGCCGTGATAGACGGAGGAGAAAAGCAATCGGGTATTACTATTCACAAGGTGGATGATAAGTATGACAATGGTGATATGCTTTTTCAGGCACATTGCACCGTTGACGCGGATGACACGGCTGATTCATTAGCCCAAAAAATACATCTCTTAGAATACGAACACTTTCCGAAGGTGGTGGAAGAATATTGTCTTCGTATGGTTTGA
- a CDS encoding DUF4837 family protein, translated as MNKGAVVFLLILFFWSCEKKEDTFYGLPSAYGNIGELAVISDDSVIIATSTTLESVFQKSIEGLPTHLPIFRLNIKPLSEANNMHLRNYNLCVLFDASKPEVYKDLFGDSVVLSFQKKLKEGKQILLYKDLFATPQNVILVIGNNSSEIKSLLEKHQNQLIDYAKESNRINTRKEIYGGGVNKNLLLDSMLKVYGYGIARPGGYRKSIIETDSFYGFGKYPNEVWQGFYIYSEDFKDSSQLKQSAIISRRNRVLKEKVQQAGNGIDGGVAYMGTDEKNVVVSSSVKTINGLYTVETRGWWEMVNGIMGGPFVSYTYLCPKINKIVTVDCIVFAPDGKFGSYLREAEIIATTFAEKK; from the coding sequence ATGAATAAAGGTGCAGTTGTTTTTTTACTCATTTTGTTTTTTTGGTCGTGCGAAAAGAAAGAAGATACCTTCTATGGTCTTCCGTCTGCCTACGGCAATATTGGCGAATTAGCCGTTATATCTGATGATAGCGTAATAATTGCAACCTCAACCACACTCGAGTCTGTTTTTCAAAAATCTATTGAGGGACTTCCGACTCATTTGCCAATTTTTCGATTAAACATTAAGCCTTTGAGCGAAGCCAACAATATGCACCTGAGAAACTATAATTTGTGCGTATTGTTTGATGCTTCCAAACCCGAGGTGTATAAAGATTTGTTTGGAGATAGCGTGGTTTTATCCTTTCAAAAAAAGTTAAAAGAGGGCAAACAGATATTGCTTTATAAAGACTTATTCGCCACTCCGCAAAATGTTATTTTGGTTATTGGCAATAATTCTTCCGAAATAAAATCTTTGCTCGAAAAACATCAGAATCAATTAATTGATTATGCAAAAGAATCAAACCGAATCAATACAAGGAAAGAAATTTATGGGGGAGGGGTGAATAAAAATCTACTTTTAGATTCGATGCTAAAAGTGTATGGATATGGCATTGCTAGACCAGGAGGATATAGAAAGAGTATAATAGAGACCGATAGTTTTTATGGTTTCGGAAAATATCCAAACGAGGTTTGGCAGGGTTTTTACATTTATAGCGAAGATTTTAAAGATTCATCACAGCTTAAACAAAGTGCTATTATATCTCGAAGAAACCGTGTACTGAAGGAGAAAGTGCAACAAGCGGGCAATGGCATTGATGGCGGAGTAGCCTATATGGGTACCGACGAAAAAAATGTTGTTGTGTCATCATCTGTCAAGACTATAAATGGACTATATACCGTTGAAACTCGCGGCTGGTGGGAAATGGTAAACGGCATTATGGGCGGCCCCTTTGTTAGTTATACCTATTTGTGTCCGAAGATTAACAAAATTGTAACAGTTGATTGTATCGTTTTTGCACCAGACGGAAAATTTGGTTCATATTTGAGGGAGGCAGAAATAATAGCCACTACATTTGCCGAAAAAAAATGA
- a CDS encoding transglycosylase SLT domain-containing protein yields the protein MEGLRKILLISVGFVFGSITLFAENEVEKSDSASSVEVVPTQSEGQSIQETQRYFSTEITLFDDNKIPVDSSLFFSHVSTLEFQIPLDFNSEVKRYIDYFGTSWQTKLKEMIHLSEYYFPIYETVFDKYNLPLELKYVSVIESALNPYAVSRSGAVGLWQFMPYTGKIYDLQIDRYQDERRDVEKSTEAAAGYFSDMSKRFDDWLVVIASYNCGPGNINKAINRAGGKTGFWEIYPYLPSQTQHYIPSFIAVAYLMNFYEHYGIFPAWVEQPQSDVLKVSCTPDYNLQAISDLIGISIEDIRKLNPALKTDNIPANVANMELALPTDKALVFWEKEGEILTLSETYKPQLSEVEYIVKRGDSLPAIANKNGCSIDEIKEWNDLKSNTIHPGNKLKLYL from the coding sequence ATGGAAGGTTTGAGAAAAATACTTTTGATTTCTGTTGGTTTTGTGTTTGGCAGCATCACGTTGTTTGCCGAAAATGAGGTAGAAAAATCTGATTCGGCAAGTAGTGTGGAGGTTGTTCCTACACAATCGGAAGGACAGTCTATACAAGAAACTCAAAGATATTTCAGCACCGAAATCACCCTATTTGATGACAACAAAATTCCTGTTGACAGTTCCTTATTTTTTAGTCATGTAAGTACATTGGAGTTTCAAATACCACTTGATTTTAATAGTGAAGTGAAACGATATATTGATTATTTTGGAACAAGCTGGCAAACCAAATTGAAAGAAATGATACACCTTAGCGAGTATTATTTTCCGATATACGAAACCGTTTTTGATAAATACAACTTGCCACTCGAACTAAAATATGTTAGTGTTATAGAAAGTGCATTAAATCCTTATGCGGTTTCACGCAGTGGTGCAGTGGGTTTGTGGCAATTTATGCCCTATACCGGAAAGATTTATGACCTTCAAATTGACAGATATCAAGACGAACGACGAGATGTGGAAAAAAGCACCGAAGCGGCTGCCGGATATTTTAGCGATATGTCTAAACGATTTGATGATTGGTTGGTGGTGATAGCCAGCTACAATTGTGGCCCAGGCAATATCAACAAAGCCATAAACAGAGCCGGCGGCAAAACCGGATTTTGGGAAATTTATCCATATTTACCAAGCCAAACACAGCACTATATTCCTTCTTTTATTGCAGTAGCTTATTTGATGAATTTTTATGAGCATTATGGCATATTCCCGGCTTGGGTAGAGCAACCCCAAAGCGATGTTTTAAAGGTTTCGTGCACGCCAGATTATAATTTGCAAGCCATCTCTGATTTGATTGGCATTTCAATAGAGGACATCAGAAAACTGAATCCGGCTTTAAAAACAGATAATATTCCGGCAAACGTTGCGAATATGGAATTGGCTTTACCAACAGATAAGGCTTTGGTTTTTTGGGAGAAAGAGGGAGAAATTTTGACTTTGAGCGAAACGTACAAACCTCAATTAAGCGAAGTAGAATACATCGTAAAACGAGGTGATTCATTGCCCGCCATTGCCAATAAAAATGGTTGTTCGATTGATGAAATAAAGGAGTGGAATGATTTAAAATCAAATACTATTCATCCTGGAAATAAACTGAAATTGTATCTGTAA
- a CDS encoding alanine dehydrogenase, producing MEEFSKKTLSDLAKQASLQPQEKLQHQHLKNNRLCISVPKEITYQERRISLSPLSVELLVNNGHEVKIEIGSGEKANFSDIEYSNLGGQIVYDRESAFSGDIVLKVAPPTSEEIEMMKPGQILVSALQLADLKKETLLHLSRKKITAVAYEFFRDDAGTLPIIRAMSEIAGRASVLIAAEYLMSNSATNGKGELIGGIPGIPPTDVVIIGAGSVGEYAVRAALGLGAHVTVFDNSLHRLRRLEASIGRRLNSSTLLPHILQKALSQCDVAIGALRSGAGRSPIVVSETMVQKMKPHSLIVDVSIDQGGCFETSEIRNHENPTFMKHDVLHYCVPNIASRVSRTASYALSNILAPLIIEIANEGGFYSYIWADKGLRKGVYMYKGSLTNNNLGDRFGLKSQEIDFLFSGNA from the coding sequence ATGGAAGAATTTTCAAAAAAAACACTGTCCGATTTGGCAAAACAGGCCAGCCTGCAGCCTCAGGAAAAACTTCAACATCAGCATCTAAAAAACAATCGACTGTGCATTTCGGTACCCAAAGAAATAACCTACCAAGAGCGTAGAATATCACTTTCTCCATTATCGGTAGAATTGTTGGTAAATAACGGACACGAGGTAAAAATTGAAATAGGTTCGGGTGAAAAAGCCAATTTTTCGGACATTGAATACAGCAATCTTGGCGGCCAAATTGTATATGACCGCGAGTCGGCCTTTAGCGGAGATATTGTTTTGAAAGTGGCACCACCCACTTCGGAAGAAATTGAAATGATGAAACCCGGACAGATATTGGTTTCTGCACTTCAATTGGCCGATTTAAAAAAAGAAACACTTCTGCATCTCTCTCGAAAAAAAATTACGGCAGTTGCCTACGAATTTTTTAGAGATGATGCTGGCACATTGCCCATAATAAGGGCTATGAGCGAAATTGCCGGACGTGCCTCTGTTTTAATAGCTGCAGAATATTTGATGAGCAACTCTGCCACCAATGGCAAAGGAGAACTTATTGGCGGAATACCCGGCATACCACCTACAGATGTAGTAATAATTGGAGCCGGCTCGGTGGGCGAATATGCGGTTAGAGCCGCCCTTGGCCTCGGGGCACACGTAACCGTTTTCGACAACTCGCTACACAGGCTCCGCCGCTTAGAGGCATCTATTGGTAGAAGGTTGAACTCATCCACCTTATTGCCGCATATTTTGCAAAAAGCACTTTCGCAATGCGATGTGGCCATTGGTGCATTGCGAAGCGGTGCAGGCCGCAGCCCCATTGTAGTTTCCGAAACAATGGTGCAAAAAATGAAACCACATTCGTTGATTGTCGATGTGTCGATTGACCAGGGCGGCTGTTTTGAAACCAGCGAGATAAGAAATCACGAAAATCCGACATTTATGAAACATGATGTTTTGCACTACTGTGTGCCAAACATTGCCTCCAGAGTGAGTCGCACCGCAAGCTATGCTCTCAGCAATATTTTGGCACCATTGATTATTGAAATTGCCAACGAAGGTGGCTTCTACAGTTATATTTGGGCCGATAAAGGCCTTAGAAAAGGAGTGTATATGTATAAAGGTAGCTTAACAAACAACAATTTGGGCGACCGATTTGGATTAAAATCACAAGAAATAGACTTTTTGTTTTCGGGCAACGCATAG
- the nusB gene encoding transcription antitermination factor NusB codes for MLNRRLIRIKVFQVVYAHLQDETGSMNKAKSYLKNSIRSIDNNFFTVVLFPLELIHFIRTKLDPSDTMYLPKAEDISAYKALNFNGLYEKIVQNEEVASHLARPNYKWETQDELLRNTYRKIRADERFAEFLSKTELTEEEAQAALISIYEFVIDEMEEFNHQMEEIDMLWEDEKDAIKKAVKSYVKDLCRGKKARVPSKDDETDWEFAEQLFDKSVRNTAEFENMIASSAAKWDKDRIAKTDMVLMTMALTEFVDFPYIPIKVTMNEYLELAKEYSTPQSSKFVNGILDKLQKQLKAENRLIKKGRGMVG; via the coding sequence ATGCTCAACAGACGACTTATTCGTATCAAAGTTTTTCAGGTAGTTTATGCCCATTTGCAAGATGAAACAGGTAGCATGAACAAAGCAAAATCCTATCTCAAAAATTCTATCAGAAGCATTGATAACAACTTTTTTACAGTCGTTTTGTTTCCGTTAGAGTTAATCCATTTTATACGAACAAAACTCGACCCGAGCGATACTATGTATTTGCCAAAAGCGGAAGATATAAGTGCATATAAAGCCTTAAATTTTAATGGCTTGTATGAAAAAATTGTTCAAAACGAAGAAGTTGCATCGCATTTGGCACGACCAAACTACAAATGGGAAACGCAAGACGAATTGCTCAGAAATACGTACAGAAAAATTAGAGCAGATGAGCGATTTGCCGAGTTTTTATCGAAAACAGAACTAACTGAAGAAGAAGCACAAGCTGCATTGATATCTATCTATGAATTTGTGATTGACGAGATGGAAGAATTCAATCATCAAATGGAAGAGATAGATATGCTTTGGGAAGATGAAAAAGATGCAATCAAAAAAGCGGTAAAAAGCTATGTAAAAGACCTTTGTCGAGGTAAAAAAGCCAGAGTGCCATCAAAAGACGATGAGACAGATTGGGAATTTGCCGAACAATTGTTTGATAAATCAGTGAGGAACACCGCCGAATTTGAAAACATGATTGCCTCATCGGCAGCAAAATGGGATAAAGATAGGATTGCCAAAACCGACATGGTGCTTATGACCATGGCACTTACAGAGTTTGTGGATTTTCCATACATCCCCATAAAAGTAACCATGAACGAATATTTGGAGCTTGCCAAAGAATACAGCACTCCACAAAGCAGCAAGTTTGTTAATGGCATTTTAGACAAACTGCAAAAGCAGCTAAAAGCCGAAAATAGATTGATAAAAAAAGGCCGCGGCATGGTT